Proteins encoded together in one Litoribrevibacter albus window:
- a CDS encoding ATP-binding protein: protein MNFNHLTIFQRTMFLGVVPSLLIVTLLVGFFIYTRFGDTINRFDEKGTLLAAQLATSSELLLFSGDGSYLDPHADHALVDPEVLCVKVIKEQSLIYKRGDCKQINRPNLHEYSHIIYKPVAFRDIGMQGKKQTMDNLELGRVVVLLSSEQIQREHNQIIIHGLSIGFPAILLALLVSWRIGRSLSEPVVELSKTVHQLTKGDLSARIEVSTKSELGHLQTNVNSLAESLEIHESTRARDLEKVKQAQQEAEAASDAKSQFLAVMSHELRTPMNGVMGMLQLLQTSQLSEEERDYVQTAINSTEHLLTVVNDILDFSRIESGKMNIESVFFRLPELLKSIHQSLEPIAEDKKLPFVLEMGPNLDISVQSDPTRLRQVLINLVGNAIKFTESGFVKISVHHKMLSADTTELTIDIVDTGIGISKQQLVKMFESFNQADSSTSRKYGGTGLGLSISKNLLELMGGQLKVQSQLGVGSTFSCVLSLPYRRSNHTPSHKPLASSVIQVDGEQLGLALLAEDNPVNQKVAVAMLKKIGISVDVAENGFKAVQKCRQKEYDIIFMDIQMPVLDGYQAAEQIRKDSGLNNKTPIVALSANALVEAHDKALSVGMNAYLSKPFKKNELENILKEWLTHN from the coding sequence ATGAATTTTAATCATTTAACTATCTTCCAAAGGACTATGTTTCTTGGTGTAGTTCCTTCGCTGCTAATCGTTACACTACTCGTCGGATTTTTTATTTATACACGCTTTGGCGACACCATTAATCGATTTGATGAAAAAGGCACTCTCTTAGCCGCTCAACTTGCTACTTCCTCAGAGCTGCTTTTGTTCAGTGGGGATGGAAGCTATCTAGATCCCCATGCCGATCATGCGTTGGTCGACCCTGAAGTTCTTTGCGTCAAAGTCATTAAGGAACAATCACTGATTTACAAACGTGGTGACTGCAAGCAAATTAACCGGCCGAATCTTCATGAATACTCGCATATCATTTATAAACCCGTTGCTTTTCGTGATATTGGTATGCAAGGGAAAAAACAAACAATGGATAACCTGGAACTTGGCCGGGTTGTTGTACTTCTTTCCAGTGAACAAATACAAAGAGAACATAACCAGATCATTATCCACGGTTTATCAATAGGCTTTCCTGCAATACTGTTAGCCCTCCTGGTATCTTGGCGGATAGGCCGCTCTCTCTCAGAACCAGTTGTTGAACTATCAAAAACAGTTCATCAGCTCACTAAAGGCGATTTATCTGCGCGAATTGAAGTTAGTACAAAGTCCGAATTAGGACATCTGCAGACTAATGTAAATTCCCTTGCAGAAAGCCTGGAGATTCATGAATCCACCAGAGCAAGAGACCTGGAAAAAGTAAAACAGGCACAACAAGAGGCAGAAGCGGCCTCGGACGCAAAAAGTCAGTTCCTTGCCGTTATGTCTCATGAGCTTAGAACACCGATGAATGGTGTAATGGGAATGTTACAACTTCTTCAAACCAGCCAGCTTTCAGAAGAAGAAAGAGATTACGTTCAGACAGCAATCAATTCAACGGAACACCTACTAACAGTCGTGAACGATATTCTTGATTTCTCACGAATTGAAAGCGGTAAAATGAATATCGAATCGGTTTTCTTCAGATTACCTGAGCTATTAAAAAGCATTCATCAAAGCCTGGAACCCATTGCAGAAGATAAGAAACTCCCCTTTGTCCTTGAGATGGGACCAAATCTGGACATTTCTGTCCAGTCCGATCCCACCCGTCTACGGCAAGTCCTAATTAATTTGGTTGGTAATGCGATCAAGTTTACTGAGAGCGGGTTTGTTAAGATCAGTGTCCATCACAAGATGCTGTCTGCCGATACCACAGAGCTAACGATTGATATTGTCGACACTGGCATTGGAATTTCAAAACAACAGCTGGTAAAGATGTTTGAATCCTTCAACCAGGCGGATAGTTCCACCTCACGAAAGTATGGCGGCACGGGACTTGGCTTATCCATCTCCAAAAACCTGTTGGAATTGATGGGCGGGCAACTTAAGGTTCAAAGTCAACTCGGTGTTGGTTCTACCTTTTCTTGTGTCCTCTCACTACCCTATCGGCGTTCGAATCACACCCCGAGTCACAAGCCATTAGCATCTTCCGTGATTCAAGTAGATGGTGAACAACTGGGCTTAGCACTTTTAGCAGAAGACAACCCTGTCAATCAAAAGGTCGCTGTGGCAATGCTCAAGAAAATTGGCATATCGGTAGATGTCGCTGAAAACGGCTTCAAAGCCGTACAGAAGTGTCGTCAGAAAGAATATGACATTATCTTTATGGATATCCAAATGCCTGTACTGGATGGCTATCAGGCCGCAGAGCAAATACGAAAAGACAGTGGGTTAAACAACAAGACTCCAATTGTCGCTTTATCAGCTAATGCATTAGTGGAAGCGCATGATAAGGCATTATCCGTCGGCATGAATGCCTACCTTTCAAAGCCATTTAAAAAGAATGAGTTAGAAAACATTCTTAAAGAATGGTTGACTCATAATTAG
- the gspL gene encoding type II secretion system protein GspL: MKEKGFIFLPPNFDAFTAEEALDHLLVEFVRWSDLTRSADKHLSGVPVQEVKDFLMSYPSEQLVVILPSASVSMMEVAVPTKKARQLKQALPFIVEEQTAQDPDSLLLVSDYKPTDGQLNVTAVDRELIEKVVDLFRLIGLEITDLYGIEQLLPTLEQQLMLLTDGKMAFLSQQGKKPIYLSAQQIPWGLKKFWSHTDETASLTNVKLVLTESCEIHYSELQERIENALPESQGVEFYFDKIESIYPYLVSFAATGSNDSDYFQTLLVDSYKPKKQTNPWLALLTPTLVFGAIVLCCHLALTLYNGWQYQQKANELQAQIYSTVKRAIPSAQLSKLQSDRALRSKIKSTLMRSGSSTEAVLLDNVTSDIINALAAFSKDKAPYVQRLSYRAGTGETQLELHANSFAQVDQFKDSMDKTGYQVTVGSVTNDNGIFKGRLILQSKEG, from the coding sequence ATGAAAGAAAAAGGATTCATTTTTTTACCTCCAAATTTCGATGCTTTTACAGCAGAAGAAGCACTCGATCATTTGTTAGTGGAGTTTGTTCGCTGGAGTGATCTTACTCGCTCGGCTGATAAGCATTTAAGCGGAGTTCCTGTGCAGGAAGTTAAAGACTTTCTGATGAGTTACCCTTCAGAGCAATTAGTTGTTATTTTACCTTCTGCATCTGTCTCTATGATGGAAGTCGCAGTACCAACTAAAAAAGCCCGTCAGCTCAAACAAGCCTTGCCTTTCATCGTGGAAGAACAGACTGCACAAGATCCGGATAGTTTACTTCTAGTTTCTGACTATAAGCCTACAGATGGTCAACTAAATGTGACGGCGGTTGATAGAGAACTGATTGAGAAAGTTGTCGATTTATTTCGTCTGATTGGCCTTGAGATAACCGATTTGTATGGCATCGAGCAATTGTTGCCAACCCTTGAACAGCAGCTAATGTTGTTAACTGATGGAAAAATGGCTTTTCTGTCTCAGCAAGGTAAGAAGCCTATTTATCTGTCTGCTCAACAAATACCCTGGGGTCTTAAAAAGTTTTGGTCTCATACGGATGAGACAGCATCACTTACAAATGTAAAATTGGTCCTCACCGAGTCATGTGAAATACATTATTCCGAACTGCAAGAAAGAATCGAAAATGCACTGCCTGAAAGTCAGGGCGTCGAGTTCTACTTTGATAAAATAGAAAGTATCTATCCTTATCTGGTTTCATTTGCAGCGACGGGCTCAAATGACTCTGATTATTTTCAAACGCTACTCGTAGATTCATATAAGCCTAAGAAACAAACCAATCCTTGGCTAGCACTGTTAACGCCAACACTTGTTTTTGGAGCGATTGTACTGTGCTGTCATTTGGCGTTAACTTTGTATAACGGTTGGCAATATCAACAAAAAGCCAATGAATTACAGGCTCAAATCTATTCCACAGTGAAGAGAGCCATTCCTTCTGCTCAATTATCAAAACTACAAAGTGATCGAGCACTGCGCTCGAAAATTAAATCAACCTTAATGAGGTCTGGCAGTTCGACTGAGGCTGTACTACTTGATAATGTAACCTCCGACATTATTAATGCGCTTGCAGCATTTTCGAAAGATAAAGCGCCTTATGTCCAACGATTGTCATATCGGGCTGGAACAGGTGAAACGCAGTTAGAATTACATGCCAATTCTTTTGCCCAAGTTGATCAATTCAAAGACTCTATGGATAAAACCGGGTACCAAGTTACGGTAGGGTCTGTCACAAATGATAATGGCATATTCAAAGGCCGTTTAATTCTTCAGTCCAAGGAGGGGTAG
- the gorA gene encoding glutathione-disulfide reductase — MKQYDLFVIGAGSGGVRAARMAAAQGAKVAIAESRYFGGTCVNVGCVPKKLFVYASEFSRIAESSKRFGWDIQVNNFNWPTLLQNKNSEIERLNGIYSRLLDNSNVEVYEGEAKLIGNHCVQVNDQQIKADKILIATGGWPVKPDIQGSELAITSNEFFFLDALPKRVLVVGGGYIAVEFAGILNGLGVNTTLSYRGDKLLRGFDEDVRNHLTEELAKSGMTLDLSRSPTSIEKVGNEYRVSFSEGESISTDLVVFATGRKPLTSGLGIENTAVALDSNGAVIVNEFFETAESGVFALGDVINRVQLTPVALHEAMRFVANEFKGSARTGMDYKDIASAVFSQPNVATVGLSEDEAKRHFSDVEIYRSSFRALKETISGSDAKTLMKIVVDKASDKVLGMHMVGDHAGEVIQGFAAAIKMGITKTVLDSTVGIHPTSAEEFVTMRDPVS, encoded by the coding sequence ATGAAGCAATATGATTTATTTGTAATCGGAGCTGGTTCTGGTGGTGTCCGAGCTGCTCGTATGGCTGCGGCTCAAGGTGCGAAAGTGGCAATTGCGGAGTCACGTTATTTCGGTGGTACATGCGTTAACGTTGGTTGTGTTCCGAAAAAGCTATTTGTTTATGCTTCTGAATTTTCTCGTATTGCTGAATCATCAAAACGATTTGGCTGGGACATACAGGTAAATAATTTCAACTGGCCAACGCTACTTCAAAATAAGAACAGTGAAATCGAGCGATTGAATGGGATTTATTCACGCTTGCTAGATAACTCTAATGTTGAAGTCTATGAAGGTGAGGCCAAGCTTATTGGTAATCACTGTGTTCAGGTCAACGATCAACAAATAAAAGCGGATAAAATCCTCATAGCAACAGGTGGTTGGCCTGTTAAACCTGATATTCAAGGTAGCGAATTGGCGATTACGTCCAATGAGTTTTTTTTCTTGGATGCATTGCCTAAAAGAGTGCTTGTTGTCGGGGGTGGTTACATCGCTGTGGAGTTTGCTGGCATTCTGAATGGTTTGGGGGTTAATACAACCTTATCCTATCGAGGTGATAAATTACTTCGCGGTTTTGATGAAGATGTACGAAACCACCTTACAGAAGAGCTTGCCAAGTCTGGCATGACCCTAGATCTTAGTCGATCACCAACCTCTATTGAAAAGGTAGGTAACGAATATCGCGTGAGCTTCAGTGAAGGTGAATCGATATCAACTGATCTAGTAGTATTTGCAACTGGCAGAAAGCCTTTAACGTCTGGATTGGGGATTGAAAATACTGCAGTAGCATTGGATTCCAATGGAGCCGTTATTGTTAATGAGTTCTTTGAGACTGCTGAATCTGGCGTCTTCGCTTTAGGTGATGTAATTAATCGGGTTCAGTTAACACCAGTTGCGCTTCATGAAGCAATGCGATTTGTTGCAAATGAATTCAAAGGATCTGCTCGAACAGGTATGGATTACAAAGATATTGCTTCTGCTGTTTTCTCCCAACCGAATGTCGCGACTGTTGGATTAAGTGAAGATGAAGCGAAGCGTCACTTTAGCGACGTAGAAATATATCGCTCTTCATTCCGTGCTCTTAAAGAAACGATTTCCGGTTCTGATGCAAAAACGCTGATGAAAATCGTAGTTGATAAAGCATCAGATAAAGTGCTTGGAATGCATATGGTTGGCGATCATGCAGGTGAGGTTATACAGGGCTTCGCAGCAGCTATTAAGATGGGGATTACAAAAACTGTTCTTGATTCAACGGTAGGGATACATCCGACCAGTGCGGAAGAATTCGTTACTATGCGAGATCCTGTATCCTAA
- the gspH gene encoding type II secretion system minor pseudopilin GspH — translation MRNQRGFTLIELLVVMVLIAALFSAVTISTGTNNSKRDLVEEGKRLQALFNEASQQAILYNQEVGWYFTDEEYGFLTFDYDNNVWNEADQKMFRKRPVNFEIDFTSLNEISISEELNTIYKNPQKLDNDEAALVPSIVFSSDGQNDSFELVLFEENDIDWQIKFASDGFGQTELTLPFDEDDDL, via the coding sequence ATGCGTAATCAACGGGGTTTCACCCTAATAGAATTACTGGTTGTTATGGTCTTGATAGCGGCACTGTTCAGTGCCGTTACTATTTCTACTGGCACTAATAATTCCAAACGTGATTTGGTTGAAGAGGGTAAACGTCTCCAGGCTTTGTTTAATGAGGCAAGCCAACAAGCCATTCTCTATAATCAGGAGGTCGGTTGGTATTTTACCGATGAAGAATATGGTTTTTTGACCTTTGATTACGATAACAATGTATGGAACGAAGCAGATCAAAAGATGTTTCGTAAGAGACCGGTTAATTTTGAAATTGATTTCACTTCCCTGAATGAGATTTCGATCTCAGAAGAGCTGAATACTATCTATAAGAACCCCCAAAAGCTTGACAATGATGAGGCTGCTTTGGTCCCTTCTATCGTATTTTCGTCTGATGGGCAGAATGACAGTTTTGAATTAGTGCTGTTTGAAGAAAATGATATTGATTGGCAAATTAAGTTTGCTTCGGATGGCTTTGGGCAAACTGAGCTGACTTTGCCTTTCGATGAGGACGACGATTTATGA
- the gspK gene encoding type II secretion system minor pseudopilin GspK, producing MISISFSRQKGLALISVLFITALVVAIITAISHRQTIDIQLTGNLVFRTQAFQYIKAVEIMAEELMYQDYDYAQQQNKKFVDHLNEKWSTDRLLYPIEGRQGFLEAEIFDLQGKYNLNNLVDKNYKIIPTQFDYLKRLFSQISSTHTTTIPSEIPESIVDWLDEDNSSTGLGLEEGDYLIKDPAYRTLNFLFSSIDELMLIDKMKDYFPLIAPHVSALPEQATLLNVNTMSREVILSLDPAITESDVDTLIKDRAGLNNGYEEVSDFLQHQAFAGISGKLNPNDFTVVSNYFLLKTRVTLGDRVVQSYSVLFRDSSNGKTQVISRDLSKRFIPNTNKPIFSFN from the coding sequence ATGATCAGTATTTCGTTTAGCCGTCAGAAAGGCCTGGCGTTAATTTCTGTTTTATTCATAACGGCTCTAGTTGTTGCAATTATTACGGCTATTTCTCATCGGCAAACCATTGATATTCAGCTTACGGGTAATTTGGTGTTTAGGACTCAGGCTTTTCAGTACATTAAAGCTGTTGAAATAATGGCTGAAGAGTTAATGTACCAAGATTATGACTATGCTCAACAACAAAATAAAAAATTCGTTGATCATCTCAATGAGAAGTGGAGTACAGATAGGTTGCTATATCCGATAGAAGGAAGACAAGGCTTTCTGGAAGCAGAAATATTTGACTTACAAGGGAAATACAATCTCAATAATTTAGTTGATAAAAATTATAAGATCATCCCAACTCAATTCGATTATCTTAAGCGGCTTTTTTCACAAATATCATCAACGCATACTACAACAATTCCCTCCGAGATCCCGGAATCCATCGTTGACTGGCTGGACGAGGATAACTCTTCCACCGGCCTAGGGCTGGAAGAAGGAGATTACCTAATAAAAGATCCAGCTTATAGGACACTTAATTTCCTGTTTTCAAGTATTGATGAACTAATGCTTATAGACAAAATGAAAGACTATTTCCCTTTGATTGCTCCTCATGTATCTGCATTGCCAGAACAAGCTACACTATTAAACGTTAATACTATGTCTCGTGAAGTCATACTATCATTAGATCCTGCTATTACAGAGTCAGATGTCGATACATTAATCAAAGACAGAGCAGGTCTTAATAATGGCTATGAAGAGGTAAGTGACTTTCTTCAACATCAAGCGTTTGCCGGAATCTCAGGAAAGCTAAATCCGAATGATTTTACTGTTGTATCCAATTACTTTTTGTTGAAAACACGAGTGACCTTAGGGGATCGCGTAGTACAAAGCTATAGTGTACTATTTCGGGACTCAAGTAATGGAAAAACACAGGTTATTAGTAGAGACTTAAGTAAACGATTTATACCAAATACTAATAAACCAATTTTCAGTTTTAATTAA
- a CDS encoding GNAT family N-acetyltransferase has translation MGDKFDKNDLRFVKADKDATGDLKSLLLHVYEDEPTFRYLFNANKPAYSQRVRATIREAVHSYFDDDHTVMCLYHKHQLIGCVFIGTSDEELNVTHNPIWYAKMVLTAGFDATDRYIKYQQTLVTSMPEHPCIVLPLMGVHPKFRDHGCGHYLMEATLEYCQKYYDKPGIGVEVANPEYVKFCEGFGFQVMNQINLGETSTTVLYKSFK, from the coding sequence GTGGGTGATAAGTTTGATAAAAATGACCTGCGATTTGTAAAGGCTGATAAAGATGCAACGGGCGATTTAAAGTCCTTACTGCTGCATGTTTATGAGGATGAACCAACCTTCCGCTATCTCTTTAACGCCAATAAGCCTGCCTATTCACAGCGTGTTCGTGCCACCATTCGTGAAGCAGTTCATAGCTATTTTGATGACGACCATACTGTTATGTGTCTTTATCATAAGCATCAGTTAATCGGTTGCGTTTTTATCGGAACATCCGATGAAGAGCTTAATGTCACACACAACCCTATCTGGTACGCAAAGATGGTATTGACCGCTGGTTTCGATGCCACAGATCGCTACATTAAATATCAACAAACTCTGGTCACTTCAATGCCAGAACATCCTTGTATTGTTTTACCTCTGATGGGTGTCCATCCAAAATTTAGAGATCATGGATGTGGTCACTATCTTATGGAAGCCACGCTTGAATATTGTCAAAAATATTATGACAAACCAGGCATTGGTGTCGAAGTTGCTAATCCCGAGTACGTTAAATTCTGTGAAGGATTTGGTTTTCAAGTAATGAACCAAATCAACCTTGGAGAGACTTCTACTACTGTGTTGTACAAATCATTTAAGTGA
- the gspM gene encoding type II secretion system protein GspM produces MSVIDRLLQNPTVQPILVQWNQLSSRDRLALKALATFFGLFALYSVAVKPVLDYETAQIQYYESRLEFLKEVKDHESALMKADSSGQSTGGTPTSLVNRLARANKVAIKQISPDKDKQVRATFENVEALSLLRLIQELSQKHSVVVVQGSIDRRSPGKVNAKLVFAG; encoded by the coding sequence ATGTCCGTCATTGATCGTTTACTTCAAAATCCTACTGTTCAACCCATACTTGTTCAATGGAATCAGCTTTCGTCTCGAGATCGTCTGGCACTTAAAGCGTTGGCGACCTTTTTTGGGTTATTTGCGCTATACAGCGTTGCTGTAAAGCCTGTTCTTGATTATGAAACAGCTCAAATTCAGTATTATGAAAGTCGCTTAGAGTTTCTTAAAGAGGTTAAAGACCATGAATCTGCGTTGATGAAGGCTGACTCATCAGGACAGAGTACTGGTGGCACACCAACCTCACTTGTCAACAGGTTGGCTAGAGCTAATAAAGTAGCTATTAAGCAGATCAGTCCAGATAAAGACAAGCAAGTTAGAGCTACGTTTGAGAATGTCGAGGCATTATCTCTACTTAGATTAATTCAAGAGCTTTCTCAGAAGCATAGTGTAGTGGTTGTTCAAGGATCTATTGACCGTCGTTCACCGGGTAAGGTCAATGCTAAGCTAGTTTTTGCAGGATAA
- a CDS encoding serine/threonine-protein kinase, producing MSSKETANNPAKSSDNEVTSTPEPTSVPDKTQIDLVRSKPAKTPKSSLEGKCIKDRYQLETQIGSGGMSDIYRAKDLALEKAGIKDVYVAIKVLQPEFVKQPEALQLLLKEADKTRRLSHPNIIRLYDVDSDGDIHFLVMEYLDGETLDQVIKRSKPKGLKLDGAIKILNQMCSALSYAHQSGIVHTDLKPANIILTRDGHIKLLDFGVAQAIQVNHDKYSATDVNQTAPHGGYTPAYASPELLAGNLPSIKDDVFAFACVAYELLTSKHPFDRLPADKAKSEKKSAAKPKHINNLQWKALQLALSFDQAKRTENISAVIEALNSNPWPKVAIAATVAVSIGLGGWFSYLQQNTANQALDQVAQYQEHATLLDKLGNMSSEQFLKDYPTLTSITEIEKQGLLRIHKQSLINAYEKKVDQALNDGAHEYPNYPRAETLLADIIDYFPDSQILAKQALIIQRGKQAAIEALDERLHALLRKGHYEKSDNDIYYLLNELQYIDNTYSLALTAAEISTYKKQFNAAIQSHDVQSLKTLIHAGNVFFSESSDTEALIALGQELSESVSLLAQYNQAKSEGETPEYPYQAATVLYKDSFDNLNLEVNKTRTVATMDELYDRLESLSKELPADFTPLLETRKNMADKYLNLADELLKKRKVSTANRVMKRANKLISSTNI from the coding sequence ATGAGCAGCAAAGAAACCGCTAATAATCCCGCTAAGTCCTCAGACAACGAAGTAACAAGTACACCAGAACCGACTTCAGTACCTGATAAAACTCAGATCGATCTCGTTCGATCAAAACCTGCTAAAACGCCCAAAAGTTCTCTGGAAGGAAAGTGCATAAAAGACCGTTACCAGCTTGAGACTCAGATTGGCTCTGGTGGTATGAGTGATATCTATAGAGCAAAAGACCTGGCTCTAGAGAAAGCAGGAATTAAGGATGTCTATGTTGCCATCAAAGTTTTGCAGCCAGAATTTGTAAAACAACCCGAAGCCCTACAGCTTTTACTTAAAGAAGCGGACAAAACCCGACGTTTGTCACACCCGAACATTATTCGCTTATATGATGTAGATTCGGATGGGGATATTCACTTTTTGGTGATGGAATACCTGGATGGAGAGACGCTGGATCAAGTGATCAAGCGCTCCAAACCCAAAGGACTTAAATTAGATGGTGCCATTAAGATCCTGAATCAAATGTGCAGTGCCCTATCCTATGCGCATCAATCCGGCATTGTTCATACAGATTTAAAGCCTGCCAATATCATTTTGACCCGTGATGGCCACATTAAGCTTCTTGATTTTGGAGTAGCCCAAGCCATTCAAGTGAATCACGACAAATATTCAGCCACCGATGTTAACCAAACAGCACCTCATGGCGGTTATACACCTGCATACGCAAGTCCGGAGCTATTGGCTGGCAACCTACCTTCGATCAAAGATGATGTATTTGCATTTGCGTGCGTTGCCTACGAGCTACTCACTAGCAAGCATCCTTTTGATCGATTACCTGCCGATAAAGCAAAATCAGAGAAAAAGTCTGCTGCGAAACCAAAACATATAAATAATCTTCAATGGAAAGCCCTTCAGCTGGCGCTTAGTTTCGATCAAGCCAAGAGAACGGAAAATATCTCCGCAGTTATTGAGGCACTAAACAGCAACCCTTGGCCCAAAGTTGCCATTGCAGCAACCGTAGCTGTATCAATTGGCCTAGGTGGCTGGTTTAGCTATCTACAACAAAACACAGCTAATCAAGCACTTGATCAAGTCGCTCAGTATCAAGAACATGCGACGTTATTGGATAAGCTTGGAAACATGTCTTCGGAGCAGTTTCTTAAGGACTACCCTACTTTGACCTCAATTACTGAGATCGAGAAACAAGGGTTATTGAGAATACACAAACAATCTTTAATAAACGCCTACGAGAAGAAGGTAGACCAGGCATTAAATGATGGCGCGCATGAGTACCCTAATTATCCACGCGCGGAGACTCTACTTGCTGACATCATTGATTACTTCCCTGACTCTCAGATCCTGGCGAAACAAGCGCTGATCATTCAGCGTGGCAAACAAGCTGCCATTGAAGCCCTTGATGAGCGCCTACATGCGCTACTTCGTAAAGGACATTATGAAAAATCAGATAATGATATCTATTACCTTCTGAATGAGTTGCAATACATAGACAATACATACAGCCTAGCCCTGACTGCAGCAGAGATCAGCACTTATAAGAAACAGTTTAATGCAGCAATTCAATCTCATGATGTACAAAGTCTTAAGACGTTGATCCATGCTGGCAATGTATTCTTTAGTGAATCAAGTGATACGGAAGCATTGATTGCTTTAGGCCAGGAATTAAGTGAGTCAGTGTCATTACTAGCACAGTACAACCAAGCAAAGTCTGAAGGTGAGACCCCCGAATACCCGTATCAGGCAGCAACTGTTCTTTATAAAGACAGCTTTGACAACTTAAACCTTGAAGTGAATAAAACCCGAACAGTAGCCACAATGGATGAGCTATATGACCGACTGGAATCGCTATCCAAAGAACTGCCGGCAGATTTTACGCCTCTGCTAGAGACCCGTAAAAATATGGCGGATAAGTATCTTAATCTTGCAGATGAACTTCTTAAGAAGCGTAAAGTAAGCACTGCGAACCGAGTCATGAAGAGAGCTAACAAACTCATCTCAAGTACCAACATCTAA
- the gspI gene encoding type II secretion system minor pseudopilin GspI, translating into MSINRKCRLFQPGFTLIEVMIALMIFAVIAVSVGRSASIYINNAARLELKTKALLIAEQELNAFVLEPGFPASKTTTYDIDVGDKTWAITRKVSANPRTANFFKLIELSVAEKGTTFGKDYPIVTLTGFKGKN; encoded by the coding sequence ATGAGTATAAATCGAAAATGTCGCCTATTTCAGCCTGGTTTTACCTTGATCGAGGTAATGATTGCCTTGATGATTTTTGCTGTTATTGCGGTGTCTGTAGGACGTTCTGCATCCATATACATTAATAATGCAGCCCGACTAGAACTAAAAACCAAAGCACTGTTAATTGCGGAACAGGAGCTGAATGCTTTTGTCCTGGAACCTGGTTTTCCTGCTTCTAAAACGACTACTTATGATATTGATGTCGGAGATAAAACATGGGCAATAACAAGAAAGGTTTCTGCTAATCCTCGAACTGCCAATTTTTTTAAATTAATCGAGCTTTCTGTTGCGGAGAAAGGCACTACTTTTGGTAAAGATTATCCGATAGTGACATTGACTGGTTTTAAGGGGAAGAACTAG
- the gspJ gene encoding type II secretion system minor pseudopilin GspJ, translated as MQGVRSHSGFTLLEVLLAIGITALIGVSTYTLLSQTLRTRDHLSVQAEELRRFQLAATIIQHDIRQISDRVIRDQFGDYQPALRLGGYSNYGALEFTKSGVANMRRQEISNFQRVSYHLRDDRLTRFVWPVLDQAPDSTPREQELLEGIAEIEVKVLDDKEWKAEWLPNPANMSPQDLKQLPEAISIEITTDTGEVYRWVEQVLRK; from the coding sequence GTGCAGGGGGTAAGATCACATTCAGGGTTTACATTACTGGAAGTCCTGCTTGCCATAGGCATAACCGCATTAATTGGTGTTTCTACCTATACTCTACTCAGTCAAACTCTTCGTACGCGTGACCATCTTTCTGTTCAAGCTGAAGAGCTTAGAAGGTTTCAGCTTGCTGCTACCATTATTCAGCATGATATACGCCAAATATCAGATAGAGTTATTCGTGATCAGTTTGGTGATTACCAGCCTGCGTTACGATTAGGCGGATACAGCAATTACGGAGCATTAGAGTTTACCAAGAGTGGCGTTGCCAATATGCGTAGACAAGAAATCTCCAATTTTCAGAGAGTTTCATATCACCTAAGGGATGATCGTCTGACTAGGTTTGTCTGGCCTGTATTAGATCAGGCTCCTGATTCAACGCCCAGAGAGCAGGAATTGTTAGAAGGGATTGCTGAAATAGAAGTGAAAGTCCTTGATGATAAAGAATGGAAAGCTGAGTGGCTTCCCAATCCTGCAAACATGTCTCCACAAGATTTGAAACAATTACCCGAAGCGATTTCCATTGAAATCACGACAGATACTGGCGAGGTATATCGCTGGGTAGAGCAGGTGTTGAGAAAATGA